The following coding sequences are from one Leptospira mayottensis 200901116 window:
- a CDS encoding flagellar hook-associated protein 3 yields the protein MRITNMMQNNSLIHNLNRHQLNMDETQNQLSTGQRIRLPSDEPGRATNQMFFRSRLNELETFQRNIDDGNSRLQQIDGELDRIGSLFQRARVLAVQASNGIYQGDKGFELEVAIGKEIDEILRALVDIANTRDATGRPLFGGHVIERPPFEPIESKIKGLQGIELKNQYIGVEYRGDIGEQLREIEKGEYIPVTIPGNKVFWGTNMSITSKVDNSGYVTSSDQKFKIDGIEIHVSAGDTIDDIIDKINNSPLEVKANKLAQDNISLSSTAPHQIWMEDIEGGTILRDIGLVDSATSEPPNNYSKSATVTGLSVFDVMIQFRNDLIQKDQERISGRDLQDLDLAMENILRYRSVVGARMNRMEEHAQRVDFDKSYMTELLSKNEGIDFPEAIMNMKWLETVHQYALNVGSKIIKPTLMDFLR from the coding sequence ATGCGTATAACGAACATGATGCAGAACAACAGTCTGATTCATAATTTGAACAGACATCAACTCAACATGGACGAAACTCAAAATCAACTTTCTACAGGACAGAGAATTCGTCTTCCTTCCGATGAACCTGGTCGTGCTACAAATCAGATGTTTTTTCGTTCTAGACTAAATGAACTTGAAACGTTTCAAAGAAATATCGACGACGGAAATTCTCGCCTTCAGCAAATCGACGGAGAATTGGATCGTATCGGTTCCTTGTTTCAAAGAGCAAGAGTATTGGCGGTTCAAGCTTCAAACGGTATCTATCAAGGTGATAAAGGTTTTGAACTTGAGGTCGCGATTGGAAAAGAGATCGATGAAATATTAAGAGCCTTGGTAGATATTGCGAACACGAGAGATGCAACCGGTCGTCCCTTATTCGGCGGTCATGTGATTGAAAGACCTCCATTCGAACCGATAGAATCCAAGATCAAAGGTCTTCAAGGAATCGAATTAAAGAACCAATATATCGGCGTCGAGTATCGAGGTGATATTGGGGAACAACTGAGAGAGATTGAAAAGGGAGAATATATTCCCGTAACGATACCAGGGAACAAAGTTTTCTGGGGAACGAATATGAGTATTACGAGTAAGGTAGATAATTCCGGTTATGTGACTTCTTCGGATCAAAAATTTAAAATCGACGGAATTGAAATTCACGTTTCGGCTGGGGATACGATTGATGATATCATCGACAAGATCAATAACTCTCCTTTGGAAGTGAAAGCAAACAAGCTCGCTCAAGATAACATCAGTTTGAGTTCGACGGCCCCGCATCAAATTTGGATGGAGGATATAGAAGGAGGAACGATATTAAGGGACATCGGTCTTGTGGATTCTGCAACTTCCGAGCCTCCGAATAATTATTCAAAATCTGCTACTGTAACCGGCCTTTCCGTGTTCGATGTAATGATTCAATTCAGAAACGATCTCATTCAAAAAGATCAGGAAAGAATTTCTGGACGTGATCTTCAGGATTTGGATTTGGCGATGGAAAATATTCTTCGTTATCGTTCGGTCGTAGGTGCTAGAATGAATCGAATGGAAGAACACGCTCAAAGAGTTGACTTTGATAAATCTTACATGACGGAACTTCTTTCCAAAAACGAAGGGATCGATTTTCCAGAAGCCATTATGAATATGAAGTGGCTGGAAACGGTGCATCAGTATGCTCTTAACGTCGGATCGAAAATTATTAAACCGACATTGATGGATTTTTTAAGATAA
- the flgK gene encoding flagellar hook-associated protein FlgK gives MGSTFSGLEIGKRGLSAHQQALQTTGHNISNADNKHYARQRVTMTAMDPLYDPSLNRANLPGQIGQGVEIASIERIRDNFIDDRIIETSGNKDYWAARNEYLYQLETVFNEPNGTTLRTLMDKFWSSWEDLANYPEDNAHRSVVLEKANGLGSRTEDVYRKLAQLQDQANREIETKAYHMNTIAENIRTLNERIGKSEALGDKPNDLYDKRDALLQELSSLVDVTIGRSDEDELMVFIGQQILVQGNKANKIDIIGNPSKDGLLDLYWSATGDPVLLRKGRLQGLIEVRDKIIREKIDQVDSLSINVMDAVNEIHKDGFGINGNTNQAFFNIRSLSINTFGEYDSNGDGQNDITAIFRVTGRNTIDPDRPIGINGTISFNQSNVKEAPVLIPYSSNDTLNGIIKKINASRSGVVAYMNHDNQLALKATVADDHPNKNFILRHLEDSGDLLVGMAGILMASGPSGAYDYKRLGEINKLQARSEDITLTPHFHPSSHFRVADSIANNVANIAAARGKDVGGTGDYNSPGGHKDGRNALMVASALRNSPVMVDYSKTTDDFYNTLISKLGTEAREAKQEFGIQNDLMTELENMRQSVMGVNLDEEMANMVQFQHSYNASAKMINTMNEILDTIINRLGV, from the coding sequence ATGGGTTCCACATTTTCAGGACTTGAAATCGGAAAGCGGGGTTTATCCGCACATCAGCAGGCGCTTCAAACCACGGGTCATAATATTTCCAATGCAGATAACAAGCATTATGCGAGGCAAAGAGTTACGATGACCGCGATGGATCCGTTATATGATCCTTCTTTGAATCGTGCCAACCTTCCCGGACAAATCGGACAGGGAGTTGAAATTGCTTCGATCGAGAGAATTCGGGATAACTTTATCGACGATAGAATCATAGAAACTTCAGGGAATAAGGATTATTGGGCGGCACGTAACGAATATCTATATCAATTAGAGACTGTTTTTAATGAACCCAACGGAACCACTCTTAGAACTTTAATGGATAAGTTTTGGTCTTCTTGGGAAGATTTGGCAAATTATCCCGAAGATAACGCGCATCGTTCTGTCGTCCTTGAAAAAGCGAACGGACTTGGAAGTAGAACCGAAGACGTGTATCGTAAGCTAGCACAACTACAAGATCAGGCAAATCGTGAAATTGAAACCAAAGCGTATCACATGAATACGATTGCCGAAAATATTCGTACTTTGAACGAGAGAATTGGTAAGTCGGAAGCCTTGGGTGATAAACCGAACGATCTCTACGACAAACGAGATGCGCTTTTGCAAGAACTTTCTTCCTTAGTTGATGTTACTATTGGCCGTTCCGACGAGGATGAACTGATGGTTTTTATCGGTCAGCAAATTCTCGTTCAAGGTAATAAGGCAAACAAGATCGATATTATAGGGAATCCTTCCAAAGACGGACTTTTAGATCTGTATTGGTCCGCGACAGGAGATCCGGTTCTTTTGAGAAAAGGAAGGTTGCAGGGTCTGATTGAGGTGCGTGATAAAATCATTCGTGAGAAGATTGATCAAGTAGATTCGCTTTCCATCAACGTAATGGACGCTGTGAACGAAATCCACAAAGACGGATTCGGGATTAACGGAAATACAAATCAAGCTTTCTTTAATATTCGCTCTTTATCTATTAACACATTTGGGGAATACGATTCCAATGGAGATGGGCAAAACGATATCACTGCGATTTTTAGAGTCACCGGTAGAAATACAATTGATCCCGATAGGCCGATCGGAATCAACGGAACGATCAGTTTCAATCAATCGAATGTTAAAGAAGCTCCTGTGTTGATTCCTTATTCTTCCAATGATACGTTAAACGGAATCATTAAGAAGATCAATGCCTCTCGTTCTGGCGTTGTGGCTTATATGAATCACGATAACCAGTTGGCTTTGAAGGCAACGGTTGCTGATGATCATCCCAATAAGAATTTTATACTCAGACATTTGGAAGATTCGGGAGATCTTCTTGTGGGAATGGCCGGTATCTTAATGGCGTCTGGTCCTTCCGGCGCTTACGACTATAAACGTCTCGGGGAAATCAACAAGTTACAAGCACGCTCCGAAGACATCACTCTAACTCCTCACTTTCATCCTTCTTCCCATTTTAGGGTGGCGGATTCAATTGCGAATAATGTTGCAAACATCGCGGCGGCTCGAGGTAAGGATGTGGGCGGAACCGGAGATTATAATTCGCCTGGCGGTCATAAGGACGGAAGAAACGCTTTGATGGTCGCATCCGCTTTGAGAAATAGTCCGGTTATGGTTGATTACTCTAAAACGACCGATGATTTCTACAATACTCTCATCTCAAAATTGGGAACGGAAGCGAGAGAAGCAAAACAAGAATTCGGAATTCAAAATGATCTCATGACCGAACTTGAAAACATGAGACAGTCGGTTATGGGCGTCAACTTGGACGAAGAAATGGCCAATATGGTCCAATTCCAGCATTCTTACAATGCGTCCGCAAAAATGATCAATACTATGAACGAAATTCTAGATACGATCATCAATCGATTAGGCGTTTAA
- a CDS encoding flagellar protein FlgN yields the protein MKQEEWLGQLTKLFQDEINLYTDVLELETRKSIAVVKADGKSLEAITKKTYELLVMAAEIERVRMKSIEDVYRSKNFAFPETGILTLSDFLNRLDRDSNFKLKEYGSSLKSVLHRLKEKIKSNEKLILTRQEILSKTIDAMKEKATESGINTYGSGKDPERKQTKRQALMLNASA from the coding sequence ATGAAACAAGAGGAATGGTTGGGACAACTTACGAAACTTTTTCAGGACGAGATTAACCTTTATACGGATGTTCTGGAATTAGAAACTCGAAAATCGATCGCAGTCGTTAAAGCCGACGGAAAATCTCTTGAAGCGATTACTAAAAAAACATATGAATTGCTTGTGATGGCCGCTGAAATCGAAAGGGTCAGAATGAAATCGATCGAAGATGTATATCGTTCTAAAAACTTCGCTTTTCCTGAGACTGGAATACTTACGTTATCCGATTTTTTAAACAGGCTCGATAGAGATTCCAATTTTAAATTAAAAGAATATGGCTCTTCACTAAAATCTGTACTACATCGTTTAAAAGAAAAAATTAAATCCAATGAAAAATTAATCCTGACTCGCCAAGAGATTCTTTCTAAGACGATCGACGCAATGAAAGAAAAAGCGACGGAATCCGGTATAAACACGTACGGTTCGGGGAAAGATCCGGAACGCAAACAAACTAAAAGGCAAGCTTTGATGCTTAATGCGTCGGCCTAG
- a CDS encoding M23 family metallopeptidase, which yields MQKYFRIFYFIFLTQFLNTETIFPKDKPGTKTKEIKLTDTAHHDFKKENHKFEIIKKKEALFFFSIQTRKFAQGELLFLKLVPKKMVFSKLDRIKIIWEKKEIPHTISNFILYAWIPIPPEFSKKNGILEIQNKNLFRKNDYKEYEIPIHKTNFSETKISSLMIDKKYTSQELSQETLNFIAACSQAKAEAFQSKTDLQIVSDFVYPVQEVHFTSPFYKRRIYNKTKGKPHGGVDFKGTVGTPIYAINDGTVILSRPMYYEGNLTIIDHGLEVYSLYMHQSESNVKVGDKVKKGSQIGKVGSTGMSTGPHLHLGLRVQGTMVDPLSVIGQKFFD from the coding sequence ATGCAAAAATATTTTAGAATTTTTTATTTTATTTTTTTAACTCAGTTTTTAAATACTGAAACGATCTTTCCCAAAGATAAACCCGGAACCAAAACAAAAGAAATAAAACTTACAGATACGGCCCATCACGATTTCAAGAAAGAAAATCACAAATTTGAAATCATCAAAAAGAAAGAAGCACTCTTTTTCTTTTCCATTCAAACCAGAAAGTTCGCACAAGGTGAACTGCTATTTCTCAAGCTTGTTCCAAAAAAAATGGTTTTTTCCAAATTGGATAGAATCAAAATTATTTGGGAAAAAAAAGAAATTCCCCACACAATAAGTAATTTCATTCTATACGCATGGATTCCCATTCCCCCCGAATTTTCTAAGAAGAACGGTATCCTAGAAATTCAAAATAAGAATCTTTTTAGAAAAAATGACTATAAAGAATACGAAATTCCCATTCACAAAACGAACTTTTCTGAAACAAAAATTTCTTCCCTAATGATCGATAAAAAATACACCTCGCAGGAGCTTTCCCAAGAAACTTTGAATTTTATTGCCGCTTGCTCTCAAGCAAAGGCCGAAGCATTTCAATCAAAAACCGATTTACAGATCGTATCCGATTTCGTTTACCCAGTTCAGGAAGTTCACTTTACAAGTCCGTTTTATAAAAGACGTATTTATAACAAAACTAAAGGAAAACCTCATGGCGGAGTTGACTTCAAAGGTACAGTGGGAACCCCGATTTACGCGATCAACGATGGAACGGTAATTTTGTCCAGACCGATGTATTACGAAGGGAACCTTACCATAATTGATCATGGCTTGGAAGTTTATTCTTTATACATGCATCAATCCGAATCAAACGTAAAAGTAGGCGACAAAGTAAAAAAAGGAAGTCAGATCGGCAAAGTGGGTTCCACAGGAATGTCCACAGGCCCACACCTTCATTTAGGTCTGCGAGTTCAAGGAACGATGGTAGATCCACTTTCTGTAATCGGTCAAAAATTTTTTGATTAA
- a CDS encoding DUF1905 domain-containing protein, whose product MNSVTIQFQATVWIYPGKGGWHFLTLSVKASKEIRTILDKTHRHWGMIPVIAKIGITSWNTSIFPEKNSIKYVLPLKADVRKKEKITVNQKVRVSITIQF is encoded by the coding sequence TTGAATTCAGTTACAATTCAATTTCAAGCAACTGTTTGGATTTATCCGGGTAAAGGAGGATGGCATTTTTTGACCTTATCCGTTAAGGCTTCCAAAGAAATACGAACTATATTAGATAAAACGCATAGACATTGGGGGATGATTCCAGTTATAGCTAAAATTGGTATTACAAGTTGGAATACTTCTATTTTCCCTGAAAAAAATTCTATAAAGTATGTTCTACCTTTAAAAGCAGATGTCCGTAAAAAAGAAAAAATCACAGTGAACCAAAAAGTCCGCGTTTCAATTACGATTCAATTTTGA